The following coding sequences are from one Prochlorococcus sp. MIT 1314 window:
- the mtnP gene encoding S-methyl-5'-thioadenosine phosphorylase yields MNKEHLLPIEHSRLGIIGGSGFYSMDQIEYLREIEINTPYGKPSDSIRVYKLGNLEIAFIPRHGRTHRLNPTEIPYKANIWALRSIGVRWIVAPSAVGSLQEQIRPLDIVVPDQFIDRTQNRPASFFNDGAVAHVTMGDPFCTNLSRILGEVGEKHIPGGRQLHRGGTYLAMEGPAFSTRAESNLYRSWGCSIIGMTNHTEARLAKEAEIAYSSLSMVTDYDCWHETHQEVSVEMVLDNLRSNTEVANKIISELAKVIEKERPKSKSHFSLKDGLITQKENIPNSTKEKLEIFIDSY; encoded by the coding sequence ATGAATAAAGAACATTTACTACCAATTGAACATTCAAGATTAGGCATAATAGGTGGGAGCGGATTTTACTCAATGGATCAAATAGAGTATTTAAGAGAAATAGAAATCAATACTCCCTATGGTAAACCTTCTGATTCAATAAGAGTATATAAGCTTGGCAATTTAGAGATAGCGTTCATTCCAAGACATGGAAGAACACATCGATTAAATCCTACTGAAATTCCTTATAAAGCTAATATTTGGGCTCTAAGATCAATAGGCGTAAGATGGATTGTCGCTCCATCAGCAGTTGGCTCCCTTCAAGAACAAATCAGACCATTAGATATAGTTGTACCTGACCAATTTATAGACAGAACTCAAAATAGACCTGCATCATTCTTTAATGATGGTGCAGTTGCTCATGTCACTATGGGGGATCCTTTTTGTACAAATTTATCCAGAATATTGGGTGAAGTTGGAGAAAAACATATTCCTGGCGGGAGACAATTACATAGAGGAGGAACTTATTTAGCAATGGAAGGGCCAGCTTTTTCAACCCGAGCAGAATCCAATTTATATAGAAGTTGGGGCTGTTCGATAATAGGAATGACAAATCATACGGAGGCAAGATTAGCAAAAGAGGCTGAGATAGCTTATTCCTCATTATCTATGGTTACTGATTATGATTGCTGGCATGAAACGCATCAAGAAGTATCTGTTGAGATGGTTTTGGATAATCTTAGATCGAATACTGAAGTCGCTAATAAAATAATATCTGAATTGGCTAAAGTTATTGAGAAAGAGAGACCAAAAAGCAAGTCTCATTTTTCATTAAAAGATGGCTTGATAACCCAAAAAGAAAATATCCCTAATTCCACAAAGGAAAAATTAGAGATATTTATAGATTCTTATTGA